The Tepidanaerobacter syntrophicus genome includes the window TGAAAACAGGTAAACAGCAAATTATTTCAGAACCCGGTAAGCATGAAATATGCAAAAACTGCCCTAAAATCGCTCAAGAAGGTCATTGCGAAGAAACCTTTGAAATGAGCATGCCCATAAAAATTGGAGAAAAGGTTGTAGGCGTGATGGGCTTTGTGTGCTTTAGCGAGATACAGAAGGAGCACATTTTAAGTAATTCAGAGACCTTTATGGAATTTTTAGAGCAGATGTCTGATCTTATTTCATCAAAAGCAAAAGAAGAAATCGAAAAACAGAACATGCTCACTCTTATAGATATGTTAAATGACATAATCGATAAAATAGATCAAGGGGTCATTGTGTTAGATAAGAATGAAAAAATTTTAAAGGCAAATAGCATAGCAAAGAGTATTTTCAGTATAAATGATACGGCAGATGTATTCCCCGAAATAAAAATAAGAACAACCGGAAATTCTCTTTTAAATATGAAAGAATATGAGCTTAAGGCAGGAACTAAAAATTATATCTTAATTGGAGAGGAATATGAAATTTTCGAAGGTGACTTTAATTACAGCAAAGTGTTCATATTCACTGATTTAAACTCACTAAAACAGAAAATGTTTTCTGCAACAACTACAAGAGAGAATGTGAATCTCGAAAATATTATCGGTGAATCCGAGTCAATAAAAATGCTTAAAAATAAGGTCAAAAAGATTGCTCCATCATCTTCAACGATTCTTATCACAGGGGAAAGCGGCACCGGAAAAGAAATATTTGCCAGAGCCATACATGCCGAAAGCGATAGGAAAAACAAACCTTTTGTAGCAATTAACTGTGCAGCAGTGCCTGATACACTTCTTGAAAGTGAGCTTTTTGGATATGTAAAGGGAGCTTTTACCGGAGCAGACCCCAATGGAAAAATTGGCAAAATAGAGTTTGCCAATAAGGGCACCCTTTTTCTGGATGAGATAGGGGATATGCCTCTTTATCTGCAGGCAAAACTTCTTAGAGTTTTTGAACAAAAAGAGATTGTAAGGTTAGGTTCAAATACGCCTGTGCCTGTCGATGTCAGGATAATTGCCGCAACAAATAAAAACCTTGAAAAACTTATTGAAGAAGGGGCGTTCCGCGAGGATCTTTATTACAGGCTCAATGTCATACCCTTTTATATACCGCCCCTTCGTGAACGTAAAGATGATATAAGGGTGCTGACAGATTACTTTGTTCATAAATATTCGGCGCTCTTTAAAAAGAAAGTTATCGGCTTTGAAAGCAAGGTTTGGGATTTGTTATATAGTTACAGCTGGCCCGGAAATGTCCGTGAACTTGAGAATGCAGTGGAGTACATGATAAACATGTTAGACGACAAAGGCATAATAACTGTAAACTTACTTCCTCAAAAAATAAAGACTGATTTAAATAGAGATGACAGCTTAATTACATTGGAAGAGCTGGAAAAGGGTTTAATAGAGCGTGCCCTTCATTTATATGGAAATACCGTAGCAGGGAAGCAGCAAGCTGCGGATGCGCTGGGTATAGGAATTGCTACCTTGTACAGAAAACTTAAAAAGTATGATATACAATAAACTTACCAATTATCATTTTGATAATCATCTATCATTTTGATAAATGATGTCACGCCTTCAACATTAGCCAAAACTGCTTTTAGGTGATTATATTTATCATAATGATAAATATAATCGAAGCTTCAAAGAAACAATATAAAAATTAATTATTCGAAAAACCGCCTAAAGCCTTCTGATACAAGGCTTTTATTTTTTATCATTGATTTCGAAAGTTTAGGCATAATACTTGCATTATATTTTAGTAAAGAATCATGAAGCTTTAAAATACTAAAAGGCAGGTATCGACTAATGAACGATTTACCGATTAAGTTTATTTATAATAACAATGCTAGAAAAAATTATAGCGAAAAGGTTTCTGTAGATGTTATGTCACAAGAGCAAGTTAAAAAGGTGCGTAATTTTCACAAAAGCTTTCCTGAATATTCAGTGACACCGCTGCATACTTTAGACAACCTTGCCAAAAGATTTGAGGTAAATAAAATCTGGGTAAAGGACGAATCTTATAGATTCGGTCTTAATGCTTTTAAAGTTTTGGGCGGCTCCTTTGCTATAGGCATGTATTTAGGCCAAAAGCTTGGCATGCCACAAGAAGAAATAACCTTTGAAAAACTGCGTTCGAAGGAAATTAGAGAAAAAATAGGAGATATCACTTTTGTAACTGCTACCGATGGTAATCATGGGCGAGGCGTAGCATGGGCAGCAAGGCAGCTGGGGCAAAAATGCGTAGTTTTTATGCCTAAGGGTTCTTCAAAAATTCGCCTGCAAAATATAATAAATGAGGGTGCTGAGGCATCGATTACAGAATACAATTACGACGATTCTGTAAAAATTGCAATGGAATATGCCGAAAAGCACGGAGGAGTTATTGTACAAGATACGGCTTGGGAAGGATATGAAGACATACCCCTTTGGATAATGCAAGGATATGGTACGTTAATCGATGAAGCGATAGAGCAAATTGAGGGACTTGGTGAAGATAAGCCTACGCATGTTTTTCTCCAAGCGGGAGTAGGTTCCTTTGCAGGCGCTGTCCAGGGCTATCTAGCATCGCGTTATAAGGAAGAAAGACCTGTAACACTTATAATTGAGCCTGAAACAGCTGCCTGCATATATGAATCGGCGAAGGCAAATGACGGAAAGCCCCATGCCGTAAAAGGCAGTCTTGATACCATTATGTCAGGGCTTGCATGCGGCGTGCCAAATATAATAAGTTGGGAAATTTTAAGAGATTATGCTGATATGTATGCTATATGTTCTGATAATACGGCAGCAAGAGGTGTAAGGATACTTGGCAGCCCGATAAAAGGAGATGCGCAAGTAATTTCCGGAGAGTCAGGAGCTGTAGGCATGGGAGTTTTAAGTTTGATAGCAGAAGCTGAAAAACTCAGCAAAATGAAGGATCTACTTAGGATTGACGAAAAGTCAAAAATCCTCCTTATAAGCACAGAAGGCGATACAGATCCGGTGGATTACAGAAAAATAGTTTGGGATGGAAAATATCCTTCATACGATCTTTTGTAAAAATATGAGAGGTGAAAAAGAAATGCTAACAGAAAATCAACAAAAAGAAGTAATAAATCTATGTCAAGATTTAATAAGAATCAGAAGCTATTCCGGCCAGGAGGAAATGCTTGCCGCAAAACTGGCTGATACTTTCAAGGCAATGGGGTTTGATGAGATTTTAACTGATGATTATGGTAATGTAATAGGCCATATGAGAGGCGGTAAATCCGGCAAAGTTATTTTGTTTGACGGTCATATGGATACTGTACCTGCTGACGAAAGTCAGTGGAGCAAGGCACCTTTTGAAGGGATTATTGAAGAAGGGAGGATATACGGCAGAGGAGCTTCGGATATGAAAGGCGCTATAAGCGCGATGGTGTGTGCGGCTGCAAATTATGCAAGAAGCACAAAGAAGGATTTTGCTGGAGATATATACATTGCAGGTGTTGTCCACGAGGAATGCTTTGAGGGAATAGCATCTAGAAAAGTCAGCGAAAAAGTAAACCCTGATTATGTTGTCATAGGAGAAGCTTCAGAGTGCAACATTAAGCGCGGGCAGAGAGGAAGAGCGGAAATAGTCATAGAGACTTTTGGCAAAAGCGCCCACTCTTCAAATCCTAAAGCAGGAATAAATGCTGTCTATAGTATGACAAATTTGATTGATGAAATCCGCAAAATAAAGCCTATTCATCACGACTTTTTGGGAGATGGAATCTTAGAACTTACAGATATAAAATCATCGCCTTATCCCGGAGCATCCGTGGTGCCTGATTATTGCAGAGCAACATTTGATAGGAGACTTTTGGTGGGCGAAACAAAAGAAAGCGTTTTGCAGCCGATAAAAGATATTATTACAAGGATGGAAAAAGATGACCCGAACTTTAAAGCAAAAGTGTCCTATGCTTTAGGGGAGGAAAAGTGCTATACAGGCACAAAAATACAGGGAGAAAGATTTTTCCCGGCATGGCTCTATGATGAAAAAGAAGATT containing:
- the dpaL gene encoding diaminopropionate ammonia-lyase translates to MNDLPIKFIYNNNARKNYSEKVSVDVMSQEQVKKVRNFHKSFPEYSVTPLHTLDNLAKRFEVNKIWVKDESYRFGLNAFKVLGGSFAIGMYLGQKLGMPQEEITFEKLRSKEIREKIGDITFVTATDGNHGRGVAWAARQLGQKCVVFMPKGSSKIRLQNIINEGAEASITEYNYDDSVKIAMEYAEKHGGVIVQDTAWEGYEDIPLWIMQGYGTLIDEAIEQIEGLGEDKPTHVFLQAGVGSFAGAVQGYLASRYKEERPVTLIIEPETAACIYESAKANDGKPHAVKGSLDTIMSGLACGVPNIISWEILRDYADMYAICSDNTAARGVRILGSPIKGDAQVISGESGAVGMGVLSLIAEAEKLSKMKDLLRIDEKSKILLISTEGDTDPVDYRKIVWDGKYPSYDLL
- a CDS encoding YgeY family selenium metabolism-linked hydrolase — encoded protein: MLTENQQKEVINLCQDLIRIRSYSGQEEMLAAKLADTFKAMGFDEILTDDYGNVIGHMRGGKSGKVILFDGHMDTVPADESQWSKAPFEGIIEEGRIYGRGASDMKGAISAMVCAAANYARSTKKDFAGDIYIAGVVHEECFEGIASRKVSEKVNPDYVVIGEASECNIKRGQRGRAEIVIETFGKSAHSSNPKAGINAVYSMTNLIDEIRKIKPIHHDFLGDGILELTDIKSSPYPGASVVPDYCRATFDRRLLVGETKESVLQPIKDIITRMEKDDPNFKAKVSYALGEEKCYTGTKIQGERFFPAWLYDEKEDFIQKTYEGLKSAGFQPEITHYSFCTNGSHYAGEANIKTLGFGPSKESLAHIVDEYIEIEQLLKATCGYYEIIKALLS
- a CDS encoding sigma-54 interaction domain-containing protein encodes the protein MASILKSMQNTVEKYAKVLSQVLGVDVEIVDDNFERIAGTGMFSGRINKNMENEGYVYKDVMKTGKQQIISEPGKHEICKNCPKIAQEGHCEETFEMSMPIKIGEKVVGVMGFVCFSEIQKEHILSNSETFMEFLEQMSDLISSKAKEEIEKQNMLTLIDMLNDIIDKIDQGVIVLDKNEKILKANSIAKSIFSINDTADVFPEIKIRTTGNSLLNMKEYELKAGTKNYILIGEEYEIFEGDFNYSKVFIFTDLNSLKQKMFSATTTRENVNLENIIGESESIKMLKNKVKKIAPSSSTILITGESGTGKEIFARAIHAESDRKNKPFVAINCAAVPDTLLESELFGYVKGAFTGADPNGKIGKIEFANKGTLFLDEIGDMPLYLQAKLLRVFEQKEIVRLGSNTPVPVDVRIIAATNKNLEKLIEEGAFREDLYYRLNVIPFYIPPLRERKDDIRVLTDYFVHKYSALFKKKVIGFESKVWDLLYSYSWPGNVRELENAVEYMINMLDDKGIITVNLLPQKIKTDLNRDDSLITLEELEKGLIERALHLYGNTVAGKQQAADALGIGIATLYRKLKKYDIQ